From Quercus lobata isolate SW786 chromosome 11, ValleyOak3.0 Primary Assembly, whole genome shotgun sequence:
ATTAGAACTATGCAATGAATCTTAGGTAGTGAAGGTTGACATGCAGACAGTCCGTATATTGCATGTAAGTGTAGGTTTAAATTTGCTTCGGGCCTGTTTAGGCTTCAAATACTGTTTAAAAATCAACATATATGCAATTTAAGATTATGAAACGCACCCACTTTAAAACCCGTTTGAGTTGTTTAACGCTTGaatagatgtcataagttattaatttcccttaagcctgtgatccgaggagccatgcaggatttaggttctatttaacacttggatagatgtcataagttattaatttctcctaagcttgtggtccgaggagccatgcaggacttaggttctgtttaacacttgaatagatgccataagttattaatttctcctaagcctgtggtccaaggagccatgcaagacttaggttctgtttaacacttggatagatgccataaattattaatttcccctaagcctgtggtccgaggagccatgcaggacttgggttctgtttaacacttggatagatgtcataagttattaatttcccctaagcctgtggtccgaggagtcatgcaggacttagattctTTTTAacacttggatagatgccataagttattaattacaataaaacatAGTGTAGGCAAaactacttttattaataataataccttcttaGGTTATTTATATTCCATGGGCGGGGTACAGCTTTCTCATCTAAATCTTCCAAATAATATGCACCTAGGATGGGTTAGGTCCCAACTTTCCCCAGGATGGGTTCTTGGCGTTACCCAAAATTTTCCTCAGCACCAGGTCTCTTGGCGCTAGCGACCGTAGTTTTACGTTGGCATCATACCCCTGCTTGAGTTTCTGGTGGTaataggccaattgaatcattgccttttctcttttttcttcaattaagtccaaacctctttctagcagtTCGTCATTGTTGCTTGGAGTGAAGGTGCCCGTTTTCAATGTTGGAAAGCTAGTCTCCAGGAGGAGTACAGCTTCGGCCCCGTAAGTCATAGAGAAGGGAGTCTCTCCCGTTGACCATCGTGGCAtagtccgataggtccataggACGTGTggcagctcttccacccatctttCCTTCGCATCATCCAATCTCTTCTTCAACCCATTGACTATGACCTTATTTACAGCCTCGGCTTGCCCGTTTCCTTGAGGGTAGGCCGGAGTGGAATATCGGTTCGTTATCCCCAAGTCGCAACAGTATCTCCTGAAGgtcttactatcaaattgaaggccattGTCCAAGATAAGGGTATGAGGGACTCTGAATCAAGTAATGATGTTCCTTcagatgaatttttttgcatccacgtccctaataTTGGCCAAGGGCTCGGCctcgacccatttggtgaagtagtctgtgTCGACTATCAGGTATCTTTTGTTTCCTGCTGCTTTAAGGAAAGGGcctacaatatccaagcccTATTAAGCGAACGACCAAGGACTGGAGAGGGGATTGAGGACCCCTCctggttggtggatatttggaaCAAGCCTCTAGCACTGATCACATTTCTtggcgtattcttgggcctctttCTGCATACCCGAccaccagtatccttgagtGAGGGCTCCGTGTGCCAACGATCTTCCTCCTGTATAACTCCTGCAAATTccctcatgcaactctttgAGTAATAGCTCTGACGCTTCGGGGTGTACGCATAGCAGGTACGACCTAGAATAAGAATGTTTGTACAGCTTGTGATCCTCGGACAGTCAGAACCGAGGAGCTTTTCTTCGTATTTTCTCGGCTTCTGATTTCTCTTCTGGTAGTGCATCATTTTTGAGAAAGCTcactatgggatccatccagctcgaACTCACTCTAACTTGATGGATTCGAATCGTGTCCTTTTTTACTACGTTTGCCTTGTACAAGTCCTCGATGAGGATGATTCGAGGTAAACCCTACTCCAAGGATGTGGCAAGAGTGGCCAATGAATCCGCATGCGTGTTCCCACTTCTAGAGACGTGCGTCaagttgaaaaattcaaagtcCGATTGCAAGCGTCTAACCTTACTAAGGTACTCCTGCATTCTCACATCTCTGGCTTCTAGCTCACCCTTCACTTGGCCTACAACCAATTTGCACCATGGCCATTCCTTGCAATAAAgcttcatactcggcttcgttgttTGTAGACGAGAATCCTAGTCTCAATGACTTTTCTATGGTAATCTTCTTAGGGGATATTAGAATTAGCTCTACCCCAGATCCCCTTTGGTTTTCCGTGCCATCAACCTACACTTTCTAGCGTGAGGCTCTTTATGTAgagattgtgccaaccgattttccatcaaTGTTTTCCTCCTTTACTATTGTTTCTATTAGGGGTTCGACAAATTCGGCTATTAAATCAGTGAGAACTTGGCCCTTGACGGAGGTCcgaggcatgtatttaatatcGAAAGCCCCTAGAAGCCTGCTCTACATGGCAATTCTTCCTGTGTAATCAGCACTCCAGAGTACCGACCtgaggggaagctgagttagaacaACGACCGTGTGCACCTGGAAGTAGTGAGGGAGTTTTCACATAGCATGCACTACTGCCAAAATCGCTTTCTCCAATGACAAGTAACTCACTTTGGCCTCATGTAACGATTTATTCACATAGTAAATTGGCCGTTATATGCCATCGTCAATCCGTATTAACACCAAGCTCACAACATAAGGGGCCACCGCGATGTAGACGAACAAAACCTCGTCggcctcagggctagacatgatgggtggccGCGATAGgtattctttaagttgctggaaggctAAGGCACAGTCCTTGgaccactcaaatcctttccatttgTTCATCAGGAGCTAGAAGGGTCGGCATCGGTCCGTAGATTAGGAAATAAACCGATTCAAAGCCACGATCATTCCAGTGAGTTTATGGATTTCTTTTGGGTTCCGAAGAGCTTGTAAATTGTGAATCATTTTGATCTAATCTGGgctcacctcaattcccctgtgAGTTACCATATAGCCCAAAAATTTTCCAGACCTGAAACCGAATGAGCAGTTAGAGGTATTGAGACGTAGTTTGTGATTTCTTAAGATGCCAAAAATAACTCCGAGATCTCccacatgctcggacaccactaTGCTCTTTACTaccatgtcgtctatgtagacttcaatacTCTTACCCAGTTGTGGCTCAAACAttctagtcatcatcctttggtaggtagaCCCTACATTCTTCAAACcaggcatcactttgtagtggtAGTTTCCAATAGGAGTCATAAATGCCGTTTTTTCTTGATCACCCAGGactagtggtatttgatgataaccctgaaaggcatccaagaagctcattcgaggatgGCCTACAATTGCATCGACCAATTGGTCTATCCGTGGCATTGGGAACGGGTCTTTTAGGCACGCcctgttcaagtctgtgaaatctaCGCAAACTTGCCACTTCCcactcttcttttttaccattactgtattggccaaccactcgGGGTAGAAGACTTCTTTGATAATCCCTACCTTTTTTAGCTTTGTTACTTCGCCTCTAACAGCATTGGCATGCTCTTTTGACAAGCGTCGGGgtggttgctttttgggaaTGGTGAATGGGTTAACGTCTAGGTGGTGGCAAATGAAGCTCGGATCAATCCCTAGGGcctcgtaggcgtcccatgcaaacatgTCGACATTTTTTCTAAGAAACCCAATCAATTCCTTTTTTTCTCGGAGGGGTAGTTCTGAGCCAATTTCTCTGGATCAGCGTCAATAATAACCCTCTCTAGACTTTCGCATTTCACCTCCTCGGCTGGCTCGTCAACGGGTATTGCCGAAGtggttgattgctataagtccTTTCTAATAGATGCCGAGGACTCTGCATTGGATTGGCGTGAGATGGCAGACACCATGCACTGTCTAGCCATGGCCTGATTTCCCACAATCTCCTCGACTCGGCCTTCCGAcgggtatttcaccttctggtgAAGTGTAGAAGAAACGACTCCCAGAACGTAGAGCCAAGGTCTGGCCATTATAGCTGTGTAGGGCAAATAGGCGTTGACCACAATGAAATCCACTTCCACCATGTCCGAACCGGTCTGTATGGGCAGTCTAATCTGTGCCCTTAGTGTAACGGTTTTCCCTTCGAAACTCACTCAAAGGGAATCATATGTCGTTAGGTCTTCAGGCTTTAGGTTCAATTCCCTGTACATGTCAAAGTACATTACTTCCACAACACTGCCCTAATCTACCAGTACTCTCTTCACATCAAATCCCCCAATCCTGAGTGTAACTACCAgagcatcgtcgtggggttagatggttccaatcttatcctcgtccgagaatcccAGCACAGGTGAGGCTCCCTTCTTAAACCTTTTGGACTCTCGATTGTTGTCCTCGGTGGAGAGCCGAGCCACAGACATCACTCTGGAGGGAAAAGAGCTAGTTCTTCCTAGAGCGGTAAGGATGACATTTATCATGCCCATAGGAGGTCTTAAAGATATGTCTCTCCGGGGTTATTGGTTTGTCTGACCCGGATAACCACTAGAAGGATGTAAAAGGTGCTTCaatttcccttctcggaccaactgatccaaGTGGTTCCATAGGTTCTTGTAGTCTTCGGTAGTATGTCCGTGGTCTTGGTGGTACTGACAATACAGACTCTGGTTGCGCTTTGAGGAGTCTCCAGCCATCTTATTCGGCCACTTGAAGAATGGCTCATTCTTGACTTTCTCTAAAACCTAGTGTACCGGTTCTCTGAATACGGCGTTAACCGTCTGCGTGTTGGCTGATCCAAATTGCCCTGCGAAATCTCTCCTTAGATGGTTATTGTTGtatcgttccgacctgaaatcattccTCTTATGAGGGATGgtcttctcctttcctttcctttgcaGTTGGTCATCTTCTacccttttgtatttgtcaatcCGGTCCATAAGTTGACGAACGCTGGTAACAGGCTTACcagtcaaggatttcctcaaaccatgctcggtggggagaccaCTTTTAAATGTGCTGATGGCGATGTCGTCATAGTTGCCGTCCATCTCGTTGTACATTTCCCAATATCTGTCCGAGTATGCTTTTAAAGTTTCTCCTTCGCGCATGGACAATGACAACAATGAACTCAGAGGCAGAGGAACCCTGTTGTTCGTAATGAAATGAGAGCCAAAGGCTTGAGTGAGCTGCTTGAAGGAATCTATGGAGTCCGTTTTCAAgctgttgaaccacctcatcacCACTGGTCCTAGGCTGGAAGGgaaaaccttgcacatcaaagcctcattTTGAGAATGGATGGTCATtctttggttaaactggctcacatgctccacagggtTCGTTCGGCCATTATAAATGGCGAACGTAGGTTGGTGGAAACGCCGAGATAGTCTAGCCCCTTCTATCTTATGCGTGAAGGGTGACTTAGAGATTTGATCCAGAGCTTTATTTATGGCATCATTACCCAGGCCCTTACCAGATGGGCTCTTGTGTCTCCATCTATGATGGTGCTCGTCTTCATAAGAGAAGGTTTCGCTTGGGAGAGTTCTTGATCTCTGCTTGTAACTGACGTCCTTTTCATCATTAGAGGATATGTCGGAGCTGGAAGGGGACCGCCTTCACTGTGCATGGCACAATCTCCTTTTCAAGTCGTCTATCTCTTGTTGCATGGCTTAACTGTTGTTTTGTCTCTGGGATACGCGATTGTCCACTTGGGAATGGCTTTGGCTCATCTGGGTGGTATGCACACTCCCTTCTCGATTCCTTTCATTGCCCCGATTTTGCTCAGGGTCAGGAAGATTACTCTGCTGTTGAGGCCCTATGGGTTTTGTCCGTTGGGGATCTGTTTGGCATGGATTTTCTTAGTGTGGACCTAATCCTACCATGTTTAACCGTCGCACTCACTAATACACAAGTTCTTTCCTatagacggcaccaattgtagggacaagatttggagcccaagcccaaatATATGGAATCTTGGTCcaataagcccaatacaatgaattttgtagagtatgagTCGAAGAACTAGGTCTAGATGAGTTAAGCAACTGCTATCATGGAGTTAAAaatcaatcaaacacaaataaaagcTATTATTGTCAAAGGACCTTCGGTCCGAGAAGAACAGAATTTGACGTATATAAATCACAATATAAAGATTGTTTAACATACTACAgtattctctctcactctttctctgCCCCCTTCATCATAGGAGTTCTTTCGTATTATATAGCTCTTTTCTAATCATctggaccttacacttgttgatcatctggatcTCCACTTGAGTACCCATCCCATTAGACACCCCTTTCAGccctctgtgagttgtggtagccaaggcagtattgttcaggggtcttctccacattaatgctgccagaaaagtagctgcagtgcatttaatgtggtggtggcagcttttccttagatattttgagttttcttctctctcacaTGTTCAGAGAGCGCATCTCAATTGCTAGAGTGCACACCTGGTCTGCGTTTGCCGTGTtcgaggaggagttcctcctcagaccttcttccctttatctcCCACTAATGAGACTTGCAATATGGATCATCTAAGTCGTgttttcctcctcggacttgttagtgtcctcagacaaggcccaaggcccaatacattattttgggccctagCCCctacaaatatatttataaattatgacctactctagtatcaaaatattaatgtttatatttGTGTATGTACGTTTACTTATGTGTACGATGATTTATCTTGATTcgaaattaatatattaataccaAAATTTGgtccccccaaacaaaaaattctaGCTTCGCCCCTGATGATGGTCCCTCCATATCTACCTCAAATCACTAAATGGACGTGAAAATACAAACCTGGGTATTCAGAGGAATTTCCTTTGGGGTCTTTTGAGGGGTGCTTCAAATAtcctttggtggcttgggatAAGGTGTGTTTACCCGTTGAGatgggtggtttggggataagaAATGTGGTGCCGTTTAATCAAGCTCTATTAGGGAAATGGCTATGGAGATATGGTCATGAAGTTACCCATCTTTGGTGGCATGTTATCTCCTCAAAATATGGCGAGGGTCAAGAGGGGTGGAGTACTAATGTTTGCACGAGGTCTCATGGGTGTGGCCTATTGAGAATCATTAATGATGGATGGGAGAGCTTTTCTAAGCATTTGTAGTGGGTGAAGGCATTCGTATCTGCTTttggcatgataggtggattGGTGACACTACTCTAAAAGATCTCTATCCTGAGCTCTATGGGTGTTCAGCGGTCAAGGATGCTTGTATCTCTGAGATTTTGTGGATTCCAGAAGGGGGTACCGTTAGAGTGTGGAATTTAACGTTTTatagagcttttgaagattggGAGTTGGCTACATTGTATTCTCTTCTTCAGCTTATCCAAACTCGTATTCCTCAGGGTACTGGGAGAGATACCCTTTACTGATGACTTAAAGGCGATGGTAAGTTTGACACTCGATCTTACTTCCTTGCGATCCGGGGTGTTTTGAATTCTTTGCTTCCCTGGAAGGGGGTTTCGAAACCAAAGATTCCTAAGCGCATAGCATTCTTTCTATGGACTACTACACATGGTCGGATCCTCACTTTGGATAATCTAATGTTGAAGGGTTGCCCTTTGGCTAATAGGTTTTGTATGTGTTGTTGTGATGGGGAGTCGGTAaatcaccttcttcttcattgtcctatGACCCATTCCCTATGGTCTTTTATGCTTCAAGCCTTTGGTATTCTTTGGGTTATGCCAGGATCGGTGGTGGGTTTGCTATCTTGCTAGTATCAGTGGCATGGGAAGCATAACTCGGACATTTGGAACTTGGTACCAGGgtgcttaatgtggattgtGTGGTTGGAATGAAATCGTCAATCCTTTGAGGACAAAGAGAAGACGTTGGATGAGTTAAAGCTTTTATGCCAACATAGTCTTTTGGAGTGGTC
This genomic window contains:
- the LOC115966704 gene encoding uncharacterized protein LOC115966704, which translates into the protein MTIHSQNEALMCKVFPSSLGPVVMRWFNSLKTDSIDSFKQLTQAFGSHFITNNRVPLPLSSLLSLSMREGETLKAYSDRYWEMYNEMDGNYDDIAISTFKSGLPTEHGLRKSLTGKPVTSVRQLMDRIDKYKRVEDDQLQRKGKEKTIPHKRNDFRSERYNNNHLRRDFAGQFGSANTQTVNAVFREPVH